Proteins found in one Pyrus communis chromosome 15, drPyrComm1.1, whole genome shotgun sequence genomic segment:
- the LOC137717610 gene encoding uncharacterized protein: MSAVEAENKVEDGGNKQVGKSGELLFCGGTFWDAIGRRKGAVEGNLISPTRLRPLVDVDIRFVASGCSSCHCVALDVEGRCYTWGRNEKGQLGHGDRIQRDRPTVVSELSKYKVVRASSGKNHTVVVTEDGHSFAFGWNKHGQLGSGSAKNEVEASPVRCQVSEVKNVACGGDFTVWLSSVEGASILTAGLPQYGQLGHGTDNEYNTKDSSVRLAYEAQPRPKAIASLAGETIVKAACGANHTVAVDANGYVYTWGFGGYGRLGHREQKDEWAPRRVDVFQRNNILPPDAIISAGAVNSACTAGGGQLYMWGKIKNTGDDWMYPKPLMDLSGWNLRCMDSGNMHHFVGADSSCISWGHAQYGELGYGPMGQKSSAVPKKVDILEGMHVMSVACGLGHSMVIVDRTTVGDRLDQLEVYDGKASVEGSEEPVSAAPAAKQTPKRGASKASENSKRKKSKEPSDSEDEEDSDEPDDDNDGSDDEDSGEQEPKRQRGGKSSGRGRGNRAKKAAAADGKRGRGRPPANKSPKPAPSKTGTGKRGRPSKS, encoded by the exons ATGTCTGCGGTCGAGGCGGAGAACAAGGTGGAGGATGGGGGGAATAAGCAGGTGGGGAAATCGGGAGAGCTTTTGTTCTGCGGAGGTACGTTTTGGGACGCCATTGGCCGCCGCAAAGGCGCCGTTGAAGGTAACTTGATCTCCCCCACGCGCCTCCGCCCTCTCGTCGACGTCGATATCCGATTCGTCGCCTCGGGTTGCT CTTCGTGTCATTGTGTGGCATTGGATGTCGAAGGGCGGTGCTATACTTGGGGTCGCAATGAG AAGGGGCAGCTGGGCCATGGCGATAGAATTCAGCGTGATAGGCCGACTGTAGTCTCTGAACTTTCAAA GTACAAAGTTGTTAGAGCTTCATCCGGGAAGAATCACACTGTAGTCGTTACTGAGGACGGGCATTCTTTTGCCTTTGGCTGGAATAAGCATGGACAGCTGGGTTCAGGTTCAGCAAAAAATG AAGTTGAGGCTTCCCCTGTTCGCTGTCAAGTTTCTGAGGTTAAAAATGTTGCTTGTGGGGGTGACTTCACTGTGTGGTTATCTAGTGTTGAAGGAGCTTCTATACT AACTGCGGGCCTTCCACAGTATGGGCAACTTGGGCATGGTACAGATAATGAG TATAATACTAAAGACAGCTCAGTGAGGCTTGCTTATGAAGCCCAACCACGCCCTAAAGCAATAGCTTCTCTAGCTGGGGAAACTATTGTGAAAGCTGCATGTGGAGCAAATCATACAG TGGCAGTGGATGCAAATGGCTATGTTTATAC GTGGGGCTTTGGTGGTTATGGAAG GCTTGGACATAGGGAGCAGAAGGATGAATGGGCTCCTCGTCGTGTTGATGTCTTTCAAAGGAATAATATTCTGCCTCCTGATGCCATTATTTCAGCTGGTGCTGTAAACTCTGCATGTACTGCAG GTGGAGGGCAATTGTATATGTGGGGTAAAATTAAGAATACAGGTGATGACTGGATGTATCCTAAACCACTCATGGATTTAAG TGGCTGGAATTTGCGTTGCATGGATTCAGGCAATATGCACCATTTCGTTGGTGCTGACTCCTCCTGCATAAGCTGGGGTCATGCTCAATATGGAGAGCTGGGATATGGCCCTATGGGACAGAA GTCTTCTGCAGTTCCCAAAAAGGTGGATATCCTTGAGGGTATGCATGTTATGAG TGTTGCATGTGGACTCGGCCATTCCATGGTCATTGTTGATAGAACAACTGTTGGTGACCGACTTGATCAG CTTGAGGTATATGATGGCAAAGCTTCTGTAGAAG GGAGTGAGGAACCTGTGAGTGCCGCTCCAGCTGCGAAGCAAACTCCTAAAAGGGGTGCCTCAAAAGCATCTGAAAATTCCAAGAGGAAGAAGTCAAAAGAACCTTCTGATTCGGAAGATGAAGAAGACAGTGATGAGCCTGATGACGACAATGATGGAAGTGATGATGAGGACAGTGGCGAGCAAGAACCTAAAAGGCAACGAGGTGGGAAGAGTTCTGGCAGAGGTAGGGGCAATAGAGCTAAAAAGGCGGCAGCAGCTGACGGAAAGCGTGGACGGGGTCGCCCTCCTGCAAATAAGAGCCCAAAACCTGCACCATCAAAAACTGGAACCGGTAAGAGAGGAAGGCCTAGCAAGTCGTAA
- the LOC137717399 gene encoding bZIP transcription factor 29-like, with amino-acid sequence MEGSDETGSANKQQRPNPTFGSSSFSVPKPNSNLDIPNFSPSSQMGLPMRQSSPSLSPENSKRPGIPPSHPNNHNSMPFSNVMRPQSRSWQLGTQNLSPGSSHTRSLSQPPFFSLDSLPPLSPLTYRDPSGPSLPDPNSVEVSMEETVVNSHGPSLRSPVADSSAFWAGDGLPPLRGHRRSNSDVPLGFSAVIQSSPQLIPIGRRTSLDGSASGRENSGIGKPNQLMRQGSNGNAEGMDERKSGGEVVDDLFNAYMNLENIDKMNSSGNEDKDLDSRASGSKTNGGESSDNEVESGLNGNGNGRQRPGSGFPSERREGLKRTASGDVVPIRHCRSISMDSYMENLNFDDEPLKPLPLGQQSPSTSLDGNSAKFNMEFGSGEFNAIELRKIMENEKLAEIALSDPKRAKRILANRQSAARSKERKMRYIQELEHKVQTLQTEATTLSAQFTKLQRESVSLTSENNELKFRLQALEQQAQLKDALNEALTGEVQRLKLAAGELGGGGHLSNRMPQQLSLNQQMLQLQHLNLYQMQQQPQHQAQQNTQPQQFMQQPQQNRPSHHQNGNAAAKPELSQ; translated from the exons ATGGAGGGAAGTGATGAAACTGGAAGTGCTAATAAGCAGCAGCGGCCTAATCCAACGTTTGGGTCGTCGTCTTTCTCGGTTCCTAAGCCAAACAGCAATTTAGATATTCCCAATTTCAGCCCTTCTTCTCAGATGGGTCTCCCCATGCGTCAATCTTCCCCAAGTTTGAGTCCTGAGAACAGTAAGAGGCCCGGGATCCCTCCTTCGCACCCGAATAACCACAATTCGATGCCTTTTTCGAATGTCATGAGGCCCCAATCGCGTTCTTGGCAGCTGGGAACGCAGAATTTGAGCCCAGGGTCATCCCACACTCGGTCTTTGTCTCAGCCTCCGTTTTTCTCGCTTGATTCATTGCCCCCATTGAGCCCTTTGACTTACCGGGACCCCTCGGGTCCTTCGCTCCCTGACCCAAATTCAGTTGAGGTTTCCATGGAGGAGACTGTTGTTAATTCTCATGGACCTTCGCTTCGTTCCCCGGTTGCTGATAGCAGTGCATTTTGGGCCGGAGACGGCCTTCCCCCTCTGAGAGGGCACCGGCGCTCTAACAGTGATGTTCCTTTGGGATTCTCAGCTGTTATTCAATCTTCGCCTCAATTGATCCCTATTGGGCGGCGAACAAGTTTGGATGGATCGGCTTCTGGGAGAGAAAATTCGGGGATTGGAAAGCCAAATCAGCTGATGAGACAGGGATCCAATGGGAATGCTGAGGGAATGGACGAGAGGAAATCGGGGGGAGAGGTTGTGGATGACTTGTTTAATGCATACATGAATTTGGAGAACATTGACAAAATGAACTCGTCGGGTAACGAGGATAAGGATCTGGATAGCAGAGCCAGTGGCTCGAAGACAAACGGGGGCGAGAGTAGTGATAATGAAGTGGAAAGTGGTCTAAATGGGAATGGTAACGGCAGGCAGAGGCCAGGTTCTGGTTTTCCGAGTGAGAGGAGGGAAGGACTCAAGAGGACTGCTAGCGGCGATGTTGTACCCATCCGACACTGTAGGAGCATTTCAATGGATAGTTATATGGAAAATCTGAATTTCGATGATGAACCGCTGAAACCCCTGCCGCTCGGCCAACAATCACCAAGCACTTCGCTTGATGGGAACTCAGCCAAGTTCAACATGGAGTTTGGAAGTGGTGAGTTCAATGCAATTGAGCTGAGAAAGATAATGGAAAACGAGAAACTTGCTGAGATAGCGCTATCAGACCCTAAACGTGCAAAGAG GATTTTGGCTAACCGTCAGTCAGCTGCTCGTTCCAAGGAGAGGAAGATGCGATACATTCAAGAATTGGAACACAAGGTGCAAACTTTGCAGACGGAGGCAACCACTTTGTCTGCCCAGTTTACGAAGTTGCAG AGAGAATCTGTGAGTCTTACGAGTGAGAACAATGAGTTGAAATTTCGGCTTCAAGCTTTGGAACAACAAGCTCAACTTAAAGATG CTTTAAACGAAGCATTGACAGGAGAAGTCCAGCGACTAAAGCTTGCCGCTGGAGAGCTCGGTGGAGGTGGCCACCTTTCAAACCGCATGCCGCAGCAACTATCTCTTAACCAGCAAATGCTTCAACTGCAGCATCTAAACCTCTATCAAATGCAACAGCAGCCACAGCACCAAGCTCAACAGAACACGCAACCGCAGCAGTTCATGCAGCAGCCTCAGCAAAATCGACCTTCGCATCACCAGAACGGCAACGCTGCTGCTAAGCCTGAGTTGAGCCAGTAG